The following proteins are co-located in the Polystyrenella longa genome:
- a CDS encoding universal stress protein, whose product MSGQPSSLTVVPIDFSDNTPAVLEQALLLASSPDDIRCIHVLSNQANMSPGTLWGDVDDEKRHKAVKKYFIDHYGEFNVSQNQLEVRIGSPGFVIADYAKEIKAHLIVISSHGRHGLPRLLLGSVTERVIREAHCDVYVLRTQK is encoded by the coding sequence ATGTCTGGCCAGCCCTCCTCGTTGACTGTCGTTCCGATCGACTTTTCAGATAACACCCCGGCCGTGCTTGAGCAGGCTCTTCTTCTGGCCAGTTCCCCCGACGACATTCGGTGCATCCACGTGCTGTCCAACCAGGCAAATATGTCTCCCGGCACACTTTGGGGAGACGTCGACGACGAGAAACGCCATAAGGCAGTGAAGAAATACTTCATCGATCACTACGGCGAATTCAATGTCAGCCAGAACCAGCTCGAAGTCCGCATCGGCTCCCCTGGATTCGTCATCGCCGACTACGCCAAAGAGATCAAAGCCCACCTCATCGTCATCTCCTCCCACGGCCGCCACGGCCTGCCAAGACTGCTATTAGGCTCAGTAACCGAACGCGTCATCCGCGAAGCGCACTGCGATGTATATGTCTTGCGTACACAGAAGTGA
- a CDS encoding alanine/glycine:cation symporter family protein, producing the protein MKFNSTSSIRLLLVIASGMFLTMAPLPGQETEIPDPFSNSPVIETREVESEDPTFTTTETATVDDNAEADQAEVDETEAPDPTTLEKVDAIFAKIVDGMATVLFYEIFKGEQEYFEFQSDDPTEDVLNGTWVWSDEDELFHKLEKMRDALSLKYTMSREEAAEYATAGDLKPLPTEDNTTTHIGTRTTKGAPLVVIWLACGSLFFTLYMGFYNFWGFGHAVEIVGGKYDNPNETGEVTHFQALSSALSATVGLGNIAGVTLAMTMGGPGAFFWMICCGFFGMSSKFVECTLGQKYRHVKPDGTVLGGPMRYLDKGLSELGLRPLGLLLSFTFTIMCILASFGGGNMFQANQSGTVMLEQLQQDDKRQLVSLNEELATAKAANDLTEIERLQTDITVLESDITSFDSIFRIAYGLILAALVALVIVGGIKRIGAAAEKIVPTMCAIYVAVCLYIICAHITQIPELVIRIFTEAFSPRALGGGFIGVLVVGVQRAAFSNEAGVGSAAIAHSAARTEEPIREGSVALLGPFIDTIIICSMTALVILITGAWDNQEWILGEGLAGAALTSRAFGSEVSFFPWVLSVAVILFAYSTIISWSYYGERSWEQLFGPRSTFIYKFLTIVFVFLGAIFNLGSVLDFSDMMILSMAFPNILGVVILAPKVKRDLADYWRRYKAGEFKTYK; encoded by the coding sequence ATGAAATTCAATTCAACTTCTTCCATCCGACTTCTCCTCGTCATTGCCTCCGGCATGTTCTTGACGATGGCCCCCTTACCGGGTCAGGAAACCGAGATCCCCGACCCGTTCTCCAACTCTCCCGTAATCGAAACCCGGGAAGTTGAATCAGAAGATCCGACATTCACGACAACCGAAACGGCAACGGTTGATGACAATGCGGAAGCAGATCAGGCAGAGGTGGACGAAACCGAAGCCCCGGATCCAACGACGCTCGAAAAAGTCGATGCCATCTTTGCGAAAATCGTCGATGGCATGGCAACTGTTCTGTTCTACGAAATCTTCAAGGGCGAACAGGAGTACTTCGAGTTCCAATCGGATGACCCAACCGAGGACGTACTCAATGGAACCTGGGTTTGGAGCGATGAAGACGAGTTGTTTCATAAACTGGAAAAAATGCGAGACGCCCTCAGCCTCAAATACACTATGAGCCGGGAAGAAGCAGCAGAATACGCCACCGCTGGAGATCTGAAACCACTCCCCACCGAAGACAACACCACGACCCACATCGGCACTCGCACCACCAAAGGAGCTCCGCTGGTTGTCATTTGGCTCGCCTGTGGTTCGCTCTTCTTCACTCTTTATATGGGTTTTTATAATTTCTGGGGCTTCGGACACGCTGTCGAAATCGTGGGCGGAAAATACGACAACCCGAACGAAACAGGCGAAGTCACTCATTTTCAAGCACTCTCCTCGGCGCTTTCCGCGACCGTCGGTCTCGGCAATATCGCCGGTGTGACCCTCGCGATGACAATGGGAGGCCCCGGTGCTTTCTTCTGGATGATCTGCTGTGGTTTCTTTGGAATGTCCAGCAAGTTTGTTGAATGCACCCTGGGCCAGAAGTACCGCCACGTCAAACCGGACGGAACGGTACTCGGTGGCCCCATGCGCTACCTCGACAAAGGACTCTCCGAACTCGGCTTGCGCCCATTAGGACTCCTGCTCTCATTCACTTTTACGATCATGTGCATCCTCGCCTCCTTTGGAGGGGGCAATATGTTCCAGGCGAATCAGTCCGGAACAGTCATGCTCGAACAATTACAACAAGACGACAAACGGCAACTCGTTTCGCTCAACGAAGAACTCGCCACTGCCAAAGCGGCCAATGACCTGACGGAAATTGAACGTTTGCAAACAGACATTACTGTGCTTGAAAGTGATATCACCAGCTTCGACAGCATCTTCCGCATCGCTTATGGGTTAATTCTGGCGGCATTGGTAGCACTGGTAATCGTGGGAGGAATCAAACGGATCGGAGCTGCGGCAGAAAAGATTGTCCCCACCATGTGCGCCATCTATGTTGCCGTCTGCCTGTATATTATCTGTGCCCATATCACTCAGATTCCCGAACTGGTCATACGCATCTTCACAGAAGCCTTCTCCCCACGAGCATTAGGAGGTGGTTTCATTGGAGTGTTGGTCGTCGGAGTTCAACGAGCCGCATTCAGTAATGAGGCCGGAGTCGGCAGCGCCGCGATCGCCCATAGTGCCGCCCGCACCGAAGAGCCGATCCGCGAAGGGTCGGTCGCACTACTCGGTCCCTTCATCGACACCATTATCATCTGCTCCATGACCGCACTGGTAATTTTGATCACCGGTGCCTGGGATAATCAGGAATGGATCCTGGGCGAAGGGCTCGCTGGAGCCGCGTTGACCTCTCGTGCCTTCGGTTCGGAAGTCAGCTTTTTCCCGTGGGTCCTCAGCGTTGCCGTCATCCTGTTTGCTTACTCCACCATCATCTCCTGGAGCTACTACGGCGAGCGCAGTTGGGAACAACTGTTCGGCCCGCGCAGCACTTTTATCTACAAGTTCCTGACGATTGTGTTTGTCTTTCTGGGAGCCATTTTTAACCTGGGTTCCGTGCTCGATTTCTCCGACATGATGATCCTCTCGATGGCGTTCCCGAACATCCTCGGAGTGGTCATTCTCGCCCCCAAAGTCAAACGGGATCTGGCTGACTACTGGCGTCGTTACAAGGCGGGCGAATTCAAAACTTATAAATAG
- a CDS encoding helix-turn-helix transcriptional regulator, whose product MRANLDQNDRQFLEQLGRQGSATVPEICDRLGVTATAVRQRLVRLRAAGFIERELVRNGRGRPHHAYQVSSLGQRELGDNYAELAAILWQELQTIEEPDVRAHLQQRIQEALVKRYGRDVDGETLHERVEQLKTALQDRGFDVEVDQTGPLPVLRERNCPYLELAQSDPRICEMEQLVYEKILGSSVSLTSCCLDGHHCCEFVTSELEAVTVPLDKHSDSETGD is encoded by the coding sequence ATGCGAGCAAACCTGGACCAGAATGATCGACAGTTTCTAGAGCAGTTAGGCCGGCAGGGTTCGGCGACTGTCCCGGAAATCTGCGACAGGCTGGGAGTCACGGCGACCGCAGTTCGGCAACGTCTTGTCCGTTTACGGGCAGCAGGCTTTATCGAGCGGGAACTGGTCCGAAATGGCCGGGGCCGACCTCATCACGCTTATCAGGTTTCCAGTCTCGGTCAACGAGAACTGGGCGACAACTATGCCGAGTTAGCCGCGATTTTGTGGCAGGAACTCCAGACCATTGAAGAACCTGACGTAAGAGCCCACTTGCAGCAACGCATTCAAGAGGCTCTGGTGAAACGGTACGGTCGAGATGTTGACGGAGAAACTCTTCACGAACGTGTTGAACAACTGAAGACAGCCCTTCAAGATCGTGGTTTTGATGTGGAAGTGGACCAAACTGGTCCCCTGCCCGTCCTGCGAGAACGAAATTGTCCTTATCTGGAATTGGCTCAGTCCGATCCTCGTATCTGCGAGATGGAACAACTGGTTTATGAAAAAATCCTGGGTAGTTCAGTCTCGTTGACTTCCTGTTGTCTGGATGGACATCACTGTTGCGAATTTGTGACCTCCGAGCTTGAAGCGGTAACCGTCCCTCTGGATAAACATTCCGATTCGGAAACGGGAGACTAA
- the sufC gene encoding Fe-S cluster assembly ATPase SufC, whose product MNSILKIEDLHVAVEETPILRGVNLEIRQGEIHALMGPNGSGKSTLAYALAGHPKYTITSGKIEIDGTDIVELDPCERARLGLFLAFQYPVVIPGVKVADFIRHAVTNVRNPDRKEGETLMPMREFRKEIKERMTELGMETGFARRYLNEGFSGGEKKRMEILQLAMLQPKFAVLDETDSGLDSDAVKVVSEGVNRLAGPGMGVLIITHHERLLEYNIPQYTHVMLGGKIVETGGADLARELHSDGYKSVRERHPQEAAEHLETTAS is encoded by the coding sequence ATGAACAGCATTCTTAAAATTGAAGACCTGCACGTCGCTGTCGAGGAGACCCCGATTCTGCGTGGGGTGAATCTGGAAATCCGCCAGGGTGAAATTCACGCTCTCATGGGACCGAACGGGTCTGGTAAAAGCACGTTGGCTTACGCACTGGCCGGTCATCCCAAGTACACCATCACCAGTGGTAAAATCGAAATCGATGGAACAGACATCGTCGAACTGGATCCTTGCGAGCGAGCTCGTCTGGGTTTGTTCCTCGCATTCCAGTACCCGGTAGTTATTCCCGGTGTCAAAGTGGCCGACTTCATTCGTCACGCGGTGACCAACGTTCGTAACCCGGATCGGAAAGAAGGCGAAACCTTGATGCCGATGCGTGAGTTCCGCAAAGAGATCAAAGAGCGGATGACCGAACTCGGCATGGAGACCGGCTTCGCCCGGCGTTACCTCAACGAGGGGTTCTCCGGTGGTGAGAAAAAACGAATGGAAATTCTGCAGTTGGCGATGTTGCAACCCAAGTTCGCCGTGCTTGACGAAACAGACAGTGGTCTGGACAGTGATGCCGTGAAAGTGGTCAGTGAAGGGGTCAACCGCCTCGCCGGACCCGGTATGGGCGTGCTGATCATTACCCACCACGAACGTCTGCTGGAATATAACATTCCTCAATACACACACGTAATGCTGGGCGGCAAAATCGTGGAAACTGGCGGTGCGGATCTCGCTCGCGAGCTTCACAGTGACGGTTACAAGTCCGTTCGAGAACGACACCCTCAGGAAGCAGCGGAGCATTTGGAAACGACCGCTTCGTAA
- the sufB gene encoding Fe-S cluster assembly protein SufB, translated as MTTEIKDNVDIGEYQYGFHDSTDKYAFTGKKGLSREVVAEISEMKGEPGWMRDFRLRSLEIFNEKPMPTWGSDLSHIDFQNIHYFMRASDRQGKTWDEVPEEIRNTYDRLGIPEAEKKYLSGVKAQYESEVIYGSLDEDLAKLGVIFTDTDSALKDHPELFREHFATIIPPEDNKFAALNSAVWSGGSFIYVPPGVEIEFPLQAYFRINAQNMGQFERTLIIVDEGANIHYVEGCTAPTYSSDSLHSAVVEILVKREGRCRYTTIQNWSNNVYNLVTKRAMAYGDSLMEWVDGNLGSQVTMKYPAIYLMEPGARGETLSIAFANTGQHQDAGAKMVHCAPNTSSRIISKSISKGGGRSSYRGLVRVEKNAEHSKSNVVCDALILDDQSRSDTYPYIEVENDNVAMEHEASVSKIAEEQLFYLMSRGLTEAEASAMIVTGFIEPLVKELPMEYAVEMNRLIELQMEGSVG; from the coding sequence GTGACTACCGAAATCAAAGACAATGTAGACATTGGTGAATACCAGTACGGGTTTCATGATTCTACTGACAAATATGCCTTCACCGGAAAGAAGGGGCTCAGCCGAGAAGTGGTTGCCGAGATTTCCGAGATGAAGGGGGAACCTGGCTGGATGCGTGATTTTCGATTGAGGTCTCTGGAGATCTTCAACGAAAAACCGATGCCGACCTGGGGAAGTGACCTCAGTCATATCGACTTCCAGAACATCCACTATTTCATGCGCGCCTCGGATCGTCAGGGTAAAACCTGGGATGAAGTGCCCGAAGAAATTCGAAACACCTATGACCGTCTGGGTATTCCGGAAGCGGAAAAGAAATACTTGTCCGGAGTGAAAGCCCAGTACGAGTCCGAAGTGATCTACGGCAGTCTGGATGAAGATCTCGCTAAACTAGGTGTGATCTTTACCGATACTGATTCTGCGTTGAAAGATCATCCGGAATTGTTCCGGGAACACTTCGCTACGATCATTCCGCCAGAAGACAACAAGTTCGCTGCGTTGAACTCCGCTGTCTGGTCGGGGGGATCGTTTATCTATGTGCCACCCGGCGTAGAGATTGAATTCCCACTGCAAGCATACTTCCGGATCAATGCCCAGAACATGGGACAGTTCGAGCGGACGCTGATCATCGTCGATGAAGGGGCCAATATCCATTACGTCGAAGGTTGTACTGCTCCGACTTATTCATCCGATTCGCTGCACTCAGCGGTCGTTGAAATTCTTGTCAAACGTGAAGGTCGCTGCCGTTACACGACGATCCAGAACTGGTCGAATAACGTGTATAATTTGGTGACGAAACGGGCGATGGCTTATGGTGATTCACTCATGGAATGGGTCGATGGAAACTTGGGCTCCCAGGTCACGATGAAATATCCCGCCATCTATCTGATGGAGCCGGGTGCTCGTGGCGAGACTTTGTCGATCGCTTTCGCAAATACGGGTCAGCATCAGGACGCCGGTGCCAAGATGGTTCACTGTGCTCCGAATACTTCCAGCCGGATCATCTCAAAGAGTATCTCCAAAGGAGGCGGTCGTTCGAGTTATCGTGGTCTGGTTCGTGTAGAAAAGAATGCGGAACACAGCAAGTCTAACGTCGTCTGTGATGCCTTGATTCTCGACGATCAGAGCCGTAGTGACACCTATCCTTACATTGAAGTCGAAAACGACAATGTTGCGATGGAACATGAAGCTTCTGTATCCAAAATTGCGGAAGAGCAGTTGTTCTATCTGATGAGTCGTGGTCTGACCGAGGCGGAAGCTTCCGCGATGATCGTGACCGGCTTCATCGAACCGCTGGTTAAAGAACTGCCGATGGAATATGCGGTTGAAATGAACCGGCTGATTGAGTTACAGATGGAAGGTTCCGTTGGTTAA
- the sufD gene encoding Fe-S cluster assembly protein SufD, translating into MTSTTLKVSPPAPFAEEAFEAFLATRNEPEWFLQLRRQAYAIYLEKLAEDLDPEEWKRVDMRTFRPEKFQLAGDTVSDASFDTLLQDRAEFAGQVTHVEGKTRHESLAAEYAEKGVIFGDLETVLNSHSDLIQEHFMTRAVKPDADRFSAWHAAFCTGGTVLYVPRNVELDRPLHSLIGLSGTGAADFSHTLVIIEENASATLLEETASETTDQPGLHVGSVELLVAANARLRYVQLQNWNQKSWHLAHQCGRVGQNGSLQWTVAGLGASTAHIHQDVMLDGKGSEAQVNGVTFADQRQKISYYTKQAHNAESTRSDLLYKQVLRDKSKAIWRGMIRVEPEAQLTDGYQRCDALLLSSTCRNDAIPGLEIEADDVRCTHGATAGQVDDEQIFYAMSRGISRYEAMHMIVEGFFQGVYDRIPVEVVRETLSQAVTRKLGID; encoded by the coding sequence ATGACCAGCACTACCTTAAAAGTATCTCCCCCTGCTCCTTTCGCAGAGGAAGCATTCGAAGCCTTTCTGGCGACACGCAATGAACCTGAATGGTTTCTGCAGTTGCGCCGACAGGCCTATGCGATCTACCTCGAAAAACTGGCCGAAGACCTGGATCCTGAGGAATGGAAACGGGTTGATATGCGGACATTCCGGCCGGAAAAATTCCAACTGGCAGGCGATACCGTTTCTGACGCTTCGTTTGATACGCTGCTTCAGGATCGGGCAGAATTCGCCGGTCAAGTGACGCATGTCGAAGGTAAAACTCGGCACGAAAGTCTAGCCGCAGAGTACGCTGAGAAAGGCGTGATTTTCGGTGACCTGGAGACTGTTCTGAATAGTCACAGTGATTTGATTCAGGAACACTTCATGACACGAGCCGTGAAGCCCGATGCGGACCGGTTTTCTGCGTGGCATGCCGCCTTCTGCACTGGAGGCACCGTTTTATACGTGCCCCGTAATGTCGAACTGGATCGCCCTCTACATAGTCTGATTGGCTTGTCTGGAACTGGTGCGGCTGATTTCAGCCATACACTGGTGATTATTGAGGAAAACGCTTCTGCGACTCTATTGGAAGAAACTGCTTCCGAAACAACTGATCAACCGGGATTACATGTCGGATCGGTCGAACTGCTGGTCGCGGCTAATGCTCGACTTCGCTATGTTCAATTGCAGAACTGGAATCAGAAATCGTGGCACCTGGCACATCAATGCGGTCGCGTGGGACAGAATGGAAGTCTGCAGTGGACCGTCGCCGGACTGGGCGCATCGACCGCACACATTCATCAGGATGTGATGCTGGACGGTAAAGGTTCTGAAGCTCAGGTGAACGGGGTAACATTCGCCGATCAACGACAAAAGATTTCTTACTACACCAAGCAAGCTCACAATGCCGAGTCGACGCGCTCAGACCTGCTTTACAAACAAGTGTTGCGAGACAAATCCAAAGCGATCTGGCGTGGAATGATCCGAGTTGAGCCGGAAGCACAACTGACGGACGGATACCAGCGATGTGATGCTTTACTGCTCAGTTCGACTTGTCGCAATGATGCGATTCCCGGACTGGAAATTGAAGCTGACGACGTCCGTTGTACTCATGGTGCAACTGCCGGTCAGGTTGACGACGAGCAAATTTTCTACGCGATGAGCCGAGGGATATCCCGCTATGAAGCGATGCATATGATTGTGGAAGGATTCTTTCAAGGAGTCTATGATCGTATCCCCGTAGAAGTGGTTCGTGAAACATTAAGTCAAGCGGTGACACGAAAGTTGGGCATCGATTGA
- a CDS encoding Rieske (2Fe-2S) protein, with amino-acid sequence MEGYELVAKESEFEQDGRKEVIVDDVPVLLIKQDGKYYAIEDVCSHDGQPLTDGPIENCQITCPRHGAKFDLATGAALCMPATEGIPTYDIKIEAGEIWLCEN; translated from the coding sequence ATGGAAGGTTATGAATTAGTCGCGAAGGAATCTGAGTTTGAACAGGACGGTCGTAAGGAAGTCATTGTCGATGATGTTCCGGTCCTGCTGATTAAACAGGATGGCAAGTATTACGCGATCGAAGATGTCTGTTCTCATGATGGTCAGCCGTTGACAGACGGTCCTATAGAGAATTGTCAGATCACCTGTCCTCGACATGGGGCCAAATTCGATCTGGCGACCGGAGCAGCCTTGTGCATGCCCGCGACCGAAGGGATTCCGACCTACGATATTAAAATCGAAGCGGGCGAAATCTGGTTATGTGAAAATTAA
- a CDS encoding metal-sulfur cluster assembly factor, which translates to MSTELELIDALKEVIDPELMVNIVDLGLIYDVSQEEGKVLVEMTLTSPACPAGPQIVQQAQMALVRLKDVDEAEIKLTMSPPWTPERMTDEARDELGIF; encoded by the coding sequence ATGTCAACAGAACTCGAATTAATCGATGCTTTGAAAGAAGTGATTGACCCAGAATTGATGGTGAATATCGTCGACTTGGGATTGATTTACGACGTAAGCCAGGAGGAAGGAAAAGTCCTGGTTGAGATGACCTTGACCAGTCCCGCCTGCCCTGCCGGGCCACAAATTGTGCAGCAGGCACAAATGGCTTTGGTTCGACTGAAAGATGTCGACGAAGCTGAGATCAAGCTGACCATGTCTCCGCCCTGGACGCCAGAACGTATGACCGACGAAGCCCGCGACGAACTGGGGATTTTCTAA
- a CDS encoding DUF3500 domain-containing protein, translating into MTFKKNSKSIAPRENENELCFNRFSRRDFVKTLGVGAAASLLPNVITLAEETSTKQIPQVESEKLVAKLYESFTPEQKSSICFDWNHLKDGSPLRLRVANNWQITDKLVRSDFYTKDQQEMIEAIVFNIYSPEWRGKIRQEMNDDCGGFGEEHSIALFGDPAADKFEFVFAGRHLTVRCDGNTTENVAFGGPIFYGHDPHGEFNEPADHPDNVFWEQGIKANRLYEMLDGKQRAVALKQELPAEDQVHFRKAEEEIPGLRVSEMSADQQEHMELVLKSLVEPYRQTDQAEVLTCLKAQGGLENCRLTFYQPGDIGNDQVWDNWRLEGPAFVWHFRGAPHVHVWANVADDPSVKISTG; encoded by the coding sequence ATGACTTTTAAAAAGAATTCGAAATCAATCGCTCCACGAGAGAATGAGAACGAATTGTGTTTTAATCGCTTTTCCCGCCGTGATTTCGTCAAAACATTAGGAGTAGGCGCAGCTGCCTCCCTGCTGCCGAACGTCATTACTCTTGCCGAAGAGACCTCCACCAAGCAAATTCCTCAGGTTGAGTCTGAAAAACTCGTTGCGAAACTGTACGAGTCATTTACTCCCGAACAAAAATCTTCCATTTGCTTTGACTGGAATCACCTGAAAGATGGTAGCCCGTTGCGACTGCGAGTCGCTAACAACTGGCAAATCACCGACAAACTTGTCCGCTCCGATTTCTACACTAAAGACCAGCAGGAAATGATTGAAGCAATCGTCTTCAACATTTATAGCCCTGAATGGCGTGGCAAAATTCGTCAGGAAATGAATGACGACTGCGGTGGATTCGGCGAAGAGCATTCCATTGCGTTATTTGGTGACCCCGCAGCTGATAAATTCGAATTCGTTTTCGCCGGACGCCATTTGACGGTTCGCTGTGATGGCAACACGACGGAAAATGTAGCCTTCGGTGGCCCAATTTTCTATGGACATGACCCTCATGGTGAATTCAACGAACCTGCGGATCACCCGGACAATGTGTTCTGGGAACAGGGAATTAAAGCGAATAGATTATATGAAATGCTGGATGGCAAACAGCGGGCCGTCGCTCTGAAACAAGAGCTTCCTGCTGAAGATCAAGTTCACTTCCGAAAAGCGGAAGAGGAAATTCCTGGACTGCGTGTTTCTGAAATGTCTGCGGACCAACAGGAGCATATGGAATTGGTTTTGAAGTCGCTCGTCGAGCCTTATCGTCAAACCGATCAGGCAGAAGTGCTGACTTGTCTGAAGGCTCAAGGTGGATTGGAGAATTGTCGGCTGACATTCTATCAACCCGGCGATATCGGCAATGATCAGGTGTGGGACAACTGGCGCTTGGAAGGCCCCGCTTTTGTATGGCACTTCCGCGGTGCCCCCCACGTACACGTCTGGGCAAATGTGGCAGACGATCCGAGTGTGAAAATCTCGACAGGCTAA
- a CDS encoding sugar phosphate isomerase/epimerase family protein, translated as MSEPNPPGEIKSIDYRSREFNQPQPIHDESQLNRLAISQVYNHQCSLEQELAALKQANIQTVGLYRPRLAEFCDQQNLGLLLQFQMQVSSIAWAGGFTGSHGYSHDEAIADSCDVVQLASAAGASCVLVATGARYGHTRNHTNRLICDGLKQVSDFAGERNIELAVVPMVNSKAGRWTCLNSIDDAMQIILKCNRPNIGLGIDAGQLQNSEILLGHAESVAPHTKLVRMQVVCDADSSELVSPSSSDEDSSLPLEEILNQYTQHGYDGFFEFQLNTTNQWSLKEYREMLSGCRELFAQSVLI; from the coding sequence GTGAGCGAACCAAATCCCCCTGGTGAGATCAAATCAATTGACTATCGTTCCCGTGAATTCAATCAACCGCAGCCCATTCATGATGAATCCCAATTAAATCGCCTGGCGATCAGTCAGGTATACAACCATCAGTGCTCTTTGGAGCAGGAGTTGGCTGCTTTAAAACAGGCCAATATTCAGACGGTCGGATTGTATCGTCCTCGTTTAGCCGAGTTCTGCGATCAACAAAATTTGGGGCTGCTACTCCAGTTCCAGATGCAGGTGTCCTCAATCGCCTGGGCGGGTGGTTTTACGGGCTCTCATGGTTATTCCCATGACGAGGCCATCGCAGATTCGTGTGACGTCGTCCAGCTTGCCTCTGCAGCGGGTGCAAGCTGTGTGCTGGTAGCCACTGGTGCTCGTTATGGCCACACGCGAAATCATACCAACCGCCTGATTTGTGATGGTCTGAAGCAAGTCTCTGATTTCGCTGGAGAACGAAATATTGAACTGGCTGTGGTGCCCATGGTTAACAGTAAAGCTGGTCGATGGACTTGCCTTAATTCTATCGATGACGCCATGCAGATTATTCTGAAATGCAATCGTCCTAATATCGGTCTTGGTATTGATGCCGGACAGTTGCAGAACTCCGAGATACTGCTCGGTCATGCGGAATCTGTAGCACCACATACTAAACTCGTCCGTATGCAGGTTGTTTGCGATGCGGACAGTTCTGAGCTCGTATCGCCGAGTTCATCTGATGAGGATTCCAGTCTGCCTCTGGAAGAGATTCTCAATCAATATACTCAGCATGGGTATGATGGATTCTTCGAGTTTCAACTCAATACGACCAACCAATGGTCACTGAAAGAGTACCGGGAAATGCTGTCAGGTTGCCGGGAATTGTTTGCTCAATCCGTGTTGATATGA
- a CDS encoding PTS sugar transporter subunit IIA: MEHDWYTLDELARQLGRDSREILKLANRGRIPGRKMGDDWQFHTSEITQWLEQEMHAYTDRELAILESTHRSEDEDVDADVPVSSLLTLDTIEVPLQARTRVSVLESLVELAGRTYQIWEPASVLKAVREREETFSTAVENGVAFPHPRNPLPESIGEPLIAYGRTFTGIPFGAPKRQMTDLFFLILCRDSRTHLQVLARLGRILQLPGLLEELRQADDARSSYDVICKADNQVSETEVE; this comes from the coding sequence ATGGAACACGACTGGTACACATTAGATGAACTCGCGCGTCAACTTGGTCGCGACAGCAGGGAGATTCTGAAGCTGGCAAATCGGGGACGAATCCCCGGTCGCAAAATGGGTGATGACTGGCAGTTCCATACGTCGGAAATTACCCAGTGGTTGGAGCAGGAAATGCATGCTTACACCGACCGCGAGCTGGCAATTCTAGAGTCGACACATCGTTCTGAGGATGAAGATGTTGACGCCGACGTTCCTGTCAGTAGTCTGCTTACTTTGGATACAATTGAAGTCCCATTGCAGGCGAGAACGCGTGTTTCAGTGTTGGAGTCGCTGGTGGAACTGGCGGGCCGGACTTACCAAATCTGGGAGCCGGCGTCGGTTCTCAAAGCGGTCCGCGAACGTGAAGAAACCTTTTCTACTGCGGTTGAAAATGGTGTCGCTTTTCCTCACCCGCGTAATCCTCTTCCTGAGAGTATTGGCGAACCCCTGATTGCCTACGGTCGCACATTTACTGGCATTCCTTTCGGGGCTCCCAAGCGGCAGATGACGGATCTGTTCTTTCTGATTCTCTGTCGCGATTCACGGACTCACTTGCAGGTTCTGGCTCGTTTGGGGCGTATCCTGCAACTTCCCGGATTGCTTGAAGAACTTCGGCAAGCGGACGACGCCCGTTCTTCCTACGATGTCATTTGTAAAGCAGATAACCAGGTCAGTGAAACTGAAGTGGAATAG